One Paraburkholderia caffeinilytica DNA segment encodes these proteins:
- a CDS encoding glycoside hydrolase family 26 protein — translation MKPSMPINFRVLALASALLCFSSHATATALGLHTGHDDSIAQYDQFGGWLGKQVLYRIAFADDASWQTISSPYFLKATAEWLSSDPNRVETISIPLLPKQRGDANLDAIAAGQHDDTFRKLAHNLGSTHNPARIVVRLGWEMNGTWFAWSAVDNPGSYINAFRHVVSVMHREAPQLRFEWNVASSGAPNFDWSNAYPGDDAVDVISMDVYDQYNSGWSDILGRPGGLRAFRSFAQAHHKPEAYTEWSVSTSKHGHGDAPTFIENMHAWFNVPGANVLYQAYWNTNAGGPDAAISGPSAVNVPRSSLKYRTLFSSGH, via the coding sequence TTGAAACCTTCGATGCCGATAAATTTCCGTGTCCTTGCGCTGGCTTCAGCCTTGCTTTGCTTTTCGTCACACGCAACGGCGACAGCCTTAGGTCTGCATACTGGACATGACGACTCAATCGCCCAATATGATCAGTTCGGTGGATGGCTGGGGAAGCAAGTTCTATATCGGATAGCCTTTGCCGACGACGCATCGTGGCAAACCATTTCATCTCCCTACTTTTTGAAAGCAACCGCCGAGTGGCTATCTTCCGATCCAAATAGAGTGGAGACCATCAGCATTCCGTTGTTGCCCAAGCAACGGGGGGACGCCAACCTGGATGCAATCGCAGCGGGACAACACGACGATACCTTCCGCAAGCTCGCCCACAATCTTGGATCGACTCACAACCCCGCACGCATTGTCGTTCGGCTAGGTTGGGAAATGAACGGCACCTGGTTTGCATGGTCTGCTGTCGACAATCCGGGGTCTTATATAAACGCCTTCAGGCACGTAGTGTCTGTCATGCACAGAGAAGCGCCGCAATTGCGATTCGAGTGGAACGTCGCCAGCTCAGGCGCACCCAATTTTGACTGGTCCAACGCATATCCAGGTGACGACGCCGTCGACGTAATCTCAATGGATGTGTACGACCAGTACAACAGTGGATGGTCGGATATCCTCGGTCGCCCCGGTGGCTTGCGAGCATTTCGCTCTTTTGCACAAGCGCATCATAAGCCTGAGGCCTATACAGAATGGAGCGTGTCAACGTCCAAACACGGCCACGGCGATGCGCCCACCTTCATAGAGAATATGCATGCATGGTTCAATGTGCCTGGGGCAAATGTACTGTATCAAGCATACTGGAACACCAACGCCGGAGGCCCTGACGCAGCGATTTCCGGACCTTCTGCGGTCAATGTTCCTCGCTCCTCGCTTAAGTACAGAACTCTGTTTTCAAGTGGACACTGA
- a CDS encoding MFS transporter: protein MTPSLDTPLPSGQLLPFRKSLLAMLGIAFVSMLVALDQTIVGTALPRIVADLKGFDLYAWVATAYMLASVITIPIFGRLGDLFGRKPFLIAAILLFTGASVLCGFATSMLLLVISRGLQGIGGGILIGTVFATVADLFPNPKLRLRWLVFVTSAFAVANMFGPTLGGMLTQYGGWRLVFFVNVPVGLVSLLFVLRFLPHLRHLRHKGPVRLDWLGAFVVAVTFGSLQLLIELFPKYGVDTITIVLAVVAASFAMTLWLWERRMKYPIIPVDMLMDRKLSALFAMSVLGGFALFSLVFYVPLLFQGGYAMSAHDSGMLITPLLLGTTVGSVVNNRIVTRIRRANGIMYVGFALSALACLSVIVLRGTEPHLVWMSCMGISGLGLGLVATSLTVCSQQIVARDQLGAATALLQSLRTFGGMLGTVMTGALLGHLYTQGVHRSLASYQATQWFKSFASPELLVDRAEQAALINRLVSAGHAGDAMMNSARDALVQSIHIGILVAGAAALIGLCLAWFVPPVKISYSEAEWGVDGGAAQADALSSQGKAL, encoded by the coding sequence ATGACGCCCAGCCTCGACACACCGCTGCCCAGCGGACAACTGCTGCCGTTTCGCAAGTCGCTACTGGCGATGCTTGGCATTGCCTTCGTCTCGATGCTGGTGGCGCTCGATCAAACCATCGTCGGCACCGCACTGCCGCGCATCGTCGCCGATCTCAAGGGCTTCGATCTGTATGCATGGGTTGCGACTGCGTACATGCTGGCTTCGGTGATCACCATTCCGATCTTCGGACGGCTGGGCGATCTGTTCGGTCGCAAGCCGTTTCTGATCGCCGCGATTCTGCTGTTTACCGGCGCGTCGGTATTGTGCGGGTTCGCCACCAGCATGCTGTTGCTAGTGATTTCGCGCGGTTTGCAGGGGATAGGCGGCGGCATTCTGATCGGCACGGTGTTCGCCACGGTCGCCGACCTGTTCCCCAATCCCAAGCTGCGACTGCGCTGGCTCGTGTTCGTCACGTCCGCGTTCGCGGTCGCCAATATGTTCGGGCCGACGCTTGGCGGCATGCTCACACAATACGGCGGCTGGCGGCTGGTGTTTTTCGTCAACGTGCCAGTTGGCCTCGTGTCGCTGCTGTTTGTGCTGCGTTTTTTGCCGCATCTACGTCACCTGCGACACAAAGGCCCCGTGCGGCTCGACTGGCTCGGCGCGTTTGTGGTCGCGGTCACGTTCGGCTCCCTGCAATTGCTGATTGAGTTGTTTCCGAAGTACGGCGTCGACACGATAACGATCGTGCTGGCCGTCGTTGCCGCGAGTTTTGCAATGACGCTGTGGCTATGGGAACGGAGAATGAAGTATCCGATCATTCCTGTGGATATGCTGATGGACCGTAAGCTGTCCGCGCTCTTCGCGATGTCGGTGCTTGGCGGTTTCGCGCTGTTTTCGCTGGTGTTTTATGTGCCGTTGTTGTTTCAGGGCGGCTACGCAATGTCCGCGCACGACTCGGGCATGTTAATCACACCGCTGCTGCTCGGCACGACGGTCGGCAGCGTAGTGAATAATCGTATCGTCACACGGATTCGCCGCGCGAACGGGATTATGTATGTCGGGTTTGCGCTGTCAGCGCTGGCGTGTCTGAGCGTGATCGTGCTCAGAGGTACCGAGCCGCATCTGGTGTGGATGTCGTGCATGGGCATCAGCGGCCTCGGGCTCGGTTTAGTGGCGACCAGTCTGACTGTCTGTTCGCAGCAGATCGTCGCGCGCGATCAGCTCGGTGCGGCAACGGCGTTGCTGCAATCGCTGCGTACCTTTGGCGGGATGCTGGGCACGGTGATGACCGGTGCGTTGCTCGGGCATCTCTATACGCAGGGAGTGCATCGCTCGCTGGCTTCGTATCAGGCGACGCAATGGTTCAAGTCGTTTGCGAGTCCCGAACTGCTGGTGGACCGCGCGGAGCAGGCGGCGTTGATCAACCGTCTGGTGAGCGCCGGGCATGCGGGGGACGCGATGATGAATTCTGCACGGGATGCATTAGTGCAGTCGATTCATATTGGGATTCTGGTGGCGGGGGCGGCGGCGTTGATTGGGTTGTGTCTTGCGTGGTTTGTGCCGCCGGTAAAGATTAGTTATTCGGAGGCGGAGTGGGGAGTAGATGGAGGGGCGGCGCAAGCGGATGCGCTTTCGTCGCAAGGCAAGGCGCTATAG
- a CDS encoding DUF3303 domain-containing protein, with the protein MKFIVQWAGLPTAENSVIERFMKTGGQAPEGVKLLGRWHAIGGLHGFAVVEAEDTRGLSALALEWGDLLTMSIFPAATDEDLGAALGAHQAARK; encoded by the coding sequence ATGAAATTCATCGTGCAATGGGCCGGCCTGCCGACTGCGGAAAATTCCGTCATCGAACGCTTCATGAAAACCGGCGGCCAGGCGCCTGAAGGTGTCAAATTACTGGGCCGCTGGCACGCGATCGGCGGATTGCATGGCTTTGCGGTCGTCGAGGCCGAAGATACGCGCGGACTGTCGGCGCTGGCGCTCGAATGGGGCGATCTGCTGACGATGAGCATCTTCCCAGCGGCGACGGACGAAGACCTCGGCGCGGCATTGGGCGCACATCAGGCCGCGCGCAAGTGA
- a CDS encoding serine/threonine protein kinase has translation MASLAHVIRDYQSGELSRDEFVAQLDSTLTTDGLDRTQLLEMLGAAHRETPLPDDLYAEVRRRIEQLRVSNVAAGGDETGMQTTVEIPSARSASAANAASPAGAASAAGAPGHDQIKGTGDTLNNRFVLEECLGVGGMGTVYKALDLRKLEASDRKPYLAIKVLNVQFRGNPNSLVALQREARKAQVLAHRNIITVYDFDRDGPIVYLTMEYLTGKPLSQLLRTPGYKGMPVRAALPIVRGMCNALAYAHEHGFVHCDFKPANVFLTTNAEVKVIDFGIARVFQRPEEESDATVFDPGSLGALTPAYASPEMIEHREPDPRDDIYALGCITYELLTGHHPFDRLSATQARNADFKPQRPANLDAKQWRALRAALSFDRDTRMPSVVRFIAEFDNEARAEKSGTLVKVGFASFAVVCAAVVGVFALRSAPNRQSGTQPAAAASEASTDQAASAATNAPESSTTAGPVAGGAARPAAGSSTGPSSSSSAKTTTALTAAPTTVAPAAPSPAPPAAPPAPQPALTLAAVAPVLAQVPCSALSASTQDHSLTVRGYVSQRYGAAHLKDTLSALPGVDTLTLQVEPLADDKCDTVKALAPYWTHNWQAGHVASLHVRPPGGLLSEGEPLVVDVTTPAYDSYVNLDYYQLDGSVVHMVPSPRAKDNQAPPHYAATIGSAGDWIISKPFGSEMVVLLITPAQLFDKPRPESESRADYLRALDARLAQLAGKYGQDHIVADFAPITTRPHTP, from the coding sequence ATGGCTAGCCTTGCGCATGTGATTCGCGACTATCAGAGCGGCGAGCTGTCACGCGACGAGTTCGTCGCTCAGCTCGACAGCACGTTGACGACCGATGGACTCGATCGCACGCAGCTGTTGGAGATGCTCGGCGCGGCGCATCGCGAAACCCCCTTGCCGGACGATCTCTACGCCGAAGTGCGGCGGCGCATCGAACAGCTGCGCGTTTCGAACGTGGCGGCCGGTGGCGACGAGACCGGCATGCAGACCACCGTCGAGATACCGTCGGCGCGCTCTGCCAGTGCGGCCAACGCCGCAAGCCCGGCGGGCGCGGCGAGTGCCGCCGGCGCGCCGGGACATGATCAGATCAAAGGCACCGGCGACACGTTGAACAACCGTTTCGTGCTCGAGGAATGTCTGGGCGTGGGCGGGATGGGTACGGTGTACAAGGCGCTCGACTTGCGCAAGCTCGAAGCGTCGGATCGCAAGCCGTATCTCGCGATCAAGGTGCTCAACGTCCAGTTCCGCGGCAACCCGAATTCGCTCGTCGCACTGCAACGCGAGGCGCGCAAGGCGCAGGTGCTCGCGCACCGCAACATCATCACGGTGTACGACTTCGACCGGGACGGGCCAATCGTCTACCTGACGATGGAGTACCTGACCGGCAAGCCGCTGAGCCAGCTACTACGCACGCCGGGCTACAAGGGAATGCCGGTTCGCGCCGCGCTGCCGATTGTGCGCGGCATGTGCAATGCGCTCGCCTATGCGCATGAGCACGGCTTCGTGCATTGCGATTTCAAGCCCGCGAACGTCTTTCTCACGACGAATGCCGAAGTGAAGGTGATCGACTTCGGCATCGCCCGTGTGTTCCAGCGGCCGGAGGAGGAGAGCGATGCAACCGTCTTCGATCCCGGGAGCCTCGGCGCGTTGACCCCGGCCTATGCGAGTCCGGAGATGATCGAGCATCGCGAGCCGGACCCACGCGATGACATCTACGCGCTCGGCTGCATTACCTACGAGCTATTGACGGGTCATCATCCGTTCGACCGTTTGTCGGCGACGCAGGCTCGCAATGCGGACTTCAAGCCGCAGCGTCCGGCCAATCTCGATGCGAAGCAGTGGCGCGCGTTGCGGGCCGCGCTCTCGTTCGATCGCGACACGCGCATGCCGAGTGTCGTGCGTTTCATCGCGGAGTTCGACAACGAAGCGCGCGCGGAGAAGTCGGGTACCTTGGTCAAGGTGGGATTCGCAAGTTTCGCGGTGGTGTGTGCGGCGGTAGTCGGCGTGTTTGCCTTGCGGTCGGCGCCGAATCGCCAGAGTGGCACGCAGCCGGCTGCTGCGGCTTCGGAGGCGTCAACGGATCAAGCGGCTTCAGCAGCGACGAATGCGCCTGAGTCGTCCACAACGGCCGGACCGGTCGCCGGAGGCGCCGCAAGGCCGGCCGCAGGGTCATCTACCGGCCCGTCTTCCAGCTCATCTGCCAAGACCACCACAGCGCTAACCGCCGCGCCAACCACCGTGGCACCCGCGGCGCCCTCGCCAGCGCCACCTGCTGCGCCACCCGCGCCTCAACCCGCGTTGACCTTAGCCGCCGTCGCGCCGGTTTTGGCGCAGGTGCCGTGTTCGGCGCTGTCCGCGTCGACACAAGACCACTCGTTGACGGTGCGCGGCTATGTCTCGCAACGCTACGGCGCTGCGCATCTGAAGGACACGCTGAGCGCATTGCCGGGCGTCGACACGCTGACGCTCCAGGTCGAGCCGCTTGCCGACGACAAATGCGACACGGTCAAGGCGCTCGCCCCCTACTGGACCCACAACTGGCAAGCGGGCCACGTTGCGTCGCTGCATGTGCGGCCACCCGGTGGCTTGTTGAGCGAAGGCGAACCGCTGGTGGTGGACGTCACCACGCCCGCTTACGACTCGTACGTGAATCTCGACTACTACCAGCTCGACGGCAGCGTCGTGCACATGGTGCCGAGTCCGCGTGCGAAGGACAATCAGGCGCCGCCGCACTATGCGGCCACGATCGGAAGCGCGGGCGACTGGATCATTTCGAAACCGTTTGGATCGGAGATGGTGGTGCTGCTGATTACGCCGGCGCAGCTATTCGACAAGCCTCGGCCGGAAAGCGAATCACGCGCGGATTATCTGCGCGCGCTGGATGCGCGGCTTGCGCAGCTCGCCGGCAAATACGGTCAGGATCATATCGTCGCCGATTTCGCGCCGATCACGACGAGGCCGCACACGCCTTGA
- a CDS encoding formylglycine-generating enzyme family protein, translated as MIALPAGAFSMGSSTDDPSEKPVHHVTIGAPFAIGKYEVTVEQWNACAAANACQKLTPESNTNKAAPARDLSWDDAQQYVKWLSKTTGKPYRLPTEAEWEYADRGGTTTAYWWGDQMRKGNANCKDCGDPWHKEGPETAGSFAPNPVGLYDMNGSVWEWVADCWHNSYQGAPTDGHAWDSPSCEMRVIRGGSWREGAGYMLSATRFKYSASVRQSQDGFRVVKDLK; from the coding sequence ATGATCGCCTTGCCTGCAGGCGCGTTCTCGATGGGCAGCAGCACCGACGACCCCTCCGAAAAGCCGGTCCATCACGTGACCATCGGTGCACCGTTTGCAATCGGCAAATACGAAGTGACCGTCGAGCAATGGAATGCATGCGCCGCCGCGAACGCCTGTCAAAAGCTGACGCCCGAAAGCAATACAAATAAAGCTGCGCCGGCACGCGATCTCAGTTGGGACGACGCGCAACAGTACGTCAAGTGGCTGAGCAAAACGACCGGCAAACCGTACCGCTTGCCTACCGAGGCCGAATGGGAATACGCGGACCGCGGTGGCACCACGACGGCATACTGGTGGGGCGACCAGATGCGCAAGGGCAACGCCAATTGCAAGGACTGCGGCGACCCGTGGCACAAGGAAGGACCCGAAACCGCCGGCTCGTTCGCCCCGAATCCGGTCGGCCTGTATGACATGAACGGCAGCGTTTGGGAATGGGTCGCCGATTGCTGGCACAACTCCTACCAGGGCGCGCCCACCGACGGCCACGCATGGGACAGCCCCAGCTGCGAGATGCGGGTCATTCGCGGCGGCTCGTGGCGCGAAGGCGCGGGTTATATGCTGAGCGCGACGCGCTTCAAGTACAGCGCGAGCGTGCGCCAGTCGCAGGATGGCTTCAGGGTGGTCAAGGATCTTAAGTGA
- a CDS encoding DUF4399 domain-containing protein: MRRTLTLGVLDIRHGTKATRTALCTAWRATLLLLLGIASLSASAFAEQTPSPPGAEEYIIWPSDGTVIHGGKLWVRMGLRNMGVCPKGVAIPNTGHHHLLIDTDLPPLDQEIPSDRNHLHFGAGETDARIELPPGKHTLQLILGDHNHVPHVPPVYSKKITITVLKD; the protein is encoded by the coding sequence ATGCGAAGAACCCTCACACTCGGCGTGCTCGACATACGTCATGGAACGAAGGCGACGCGTACCGCGCTCTGTACGGCCTGGCGCGCCACGCTTTTGCTCCTGCTCGGTATCGCGTCACTATCTGCGTCCGCGTTTGCCGAACAAACGCCTTCGCCGCCTGGCGCCGAGGAATACATCATCTGGCCGTCGGATGGCACGGTGATTCACGGCGGCAAGCTGTGGGTGCGCATGGGGCTGCGCAACATGGGCGTATGCCCGAAGGGCGTGGCGATTCCGAACACCGGTCATCACCATCTGCTGATCGACACCGACCTGCCGCCGCTCGACCAGGAAATTCCGTCGGACCGCAATCACCTGCATTTCGGTGCGGGTGAGACCGACGCGCGCATCGAGTTGCCGCCGGGCAAGCACACCTTGCAACTCATTCTCGGCGACCACAACCACGTGCCGCATGTGCCGCCCGTGTATTCGAAGAAGATCACCATCACCGTGCTAAAAGACTAG
- a CDS encoding DUF4399 domain-containing protein, with protein MYKIIALAALVALVTLASLASPNLATAGMTPSPAGAHLYIGYPNDGQVVPANKPFRVWFGLRYMGVAPKGVKYPNTGHHHLLIDTDLPPMDQEIPNDRNHLHFGAGETETTIQLPPGKHTLQLLMGDDMHIPHNPPVYSKKITVIAR; from the coding sequence ATGTACAAGATCATCGCGCTCGCGGCGCTCGTGGCACTTGTGACATTGGCGTCACTGGCCTCGCCGAATCTCGCTACAGCCGGCATGACACCGTCGCCGGCCGGCGCGCACCTCTATATCGGCTATCCGAACGACGGCCAGGTCGTGCCGGCCAACAAGCCTTTTCGGGTGTGGTTCGGCCTGCGCTATATGGGCGTGGCGCCGAAGGGCGTCAAGTATCCAAACACCGGGCACCATCATCTGCTGATCGACACCGACCTGCCGCCGATGGACCAGGAAATTCCAAATGACCGCAACCATCTGCATTTCGGCGCGGGCGAAACGGAAACGACGATTCAACTGCCGCCCGGCAAGCACACGCTGCAGCTGCTGATGGGCGACGACATGCATATACCGCACAACCCGCCGGTGTATTCGAAGAAGATCACCGTGATTGCGCGCTGA
- a CDS encoding efflux transporter outer membrane subunit — MVRQRFFNAAARRCQDRGLASASRTAAALRGLCVATVCALSLSACVDVSMPAYKRPDTPAKASWSDQKGSPVSASATIEQDWWKGFHDPYLDTLIAKAIAGNFDIKVLAARIDVAGTQIGEAKAGALPTMDLGGGADFQKTTGQTFSKQYNVATQVSWDIDIWGKVEKGVQAQKAEFHASEADWRAGYLELVANVSSTYFQILQFDDQIEQQQQTLVTNRQILAIYDGQRRNGLIPQTQVLRQQAEINRLTNQLLELRRSRDVANNALCTLLGVPAGEFQLPKGHLQQRVQLPVVPEGLPAQLLARRPDVVAAEFRVLEAYDLVGQAKLAQLPTINLTGHGGTASFALTDLLKSFTYGFMPSINIPLLDPGVRAHVKVTQAQSTVAEQQYRVAVMGAFEEVENALVNLNSHKAQRVELQQEVSRLQTVAEQIESQLRLGLVSQLEVFETERTLLEAQQELLANHQLILSDTVLLYKALGGGWPSVDVQAEVKEH; from the coding sequence ATGGTTCGTCAGCGCTTTTTCAATGCCGCGGCGCGGCGTTGTCAGGACCGTGGGCTGGCGAGTGCGAGCCGCACGGCCGCGGCGCTGCGCGGACTCTGCGTCGCAACGGTCTGCGCACTGTCGCTGAGCGCGTGTGTCGACGTCAGCATGCCCGCCTACAAGCGGCCCGATACGCCCGCCAAGGCGTCGTGGTCGGATCAGAAAGGCTCGCCGGTATCGGCGTCCGCCACCATTGAGCAGGACTGGTGGAAGGGCTTCCACGATCCGTATCTGGACACGCTGATCGCGAAAGCGATCGCAGGCAACTTCGATATCAAGGTGCTGGCCGCGCGTATCGACGTGGCCGGCACGCAGATCGGCGAGGCCAAAGCCGGTGCGTTGCCGACCATGGATCTCGGCGGCGGCGCCGACTTCCAGAAGACTACGGGCCAGACGTTTTCCAAGCAGTACAACGTCGCGACGCAGGTGAGCTGGGACATCGATATCTGGGGCAAAGTGGAGAAGGGCGTGCAGGCGCAAAAAGCCGAGTTCCACGCAAGCGAAGCGGATTGGCGCGCCGGTTATCTGGAACTGGTGGCGAACGTCTCGAGCACCTACTTCCAGATCCTGCAATTCGACGACCAGATCGAACAGCAGCAGCAAACGCTGGTCACGAACCGGCAGATTCTCGCCATCTACGATGGTCAGCGCCGCAATGGCCTCATTCCGCAAACCCAGGTGTTGCGTCAGCAGGCCGAGATCAACCGTCTAACGAATCAGCTGCTCGAACTGCGCCGCTCGCGCGATGTCGCGAACAACGCGTTGTGCACGCTGCTCGGCGTGCCGGCGGGCGAGTTCCAGTTGCCCAAAGGGCATTTGCAGCAACGCGTGCAACTGCCCGTAGTGCCGGAAGGCTTGCCCGCGCAGCTCCTTGCACGGCGCCCCGATGTGGTGGCCGCCGAGTTCAGAGTGCTGGAAGCCTACGATCTGGTCGGCCAGGCCAAGCTCGCGCAATTGCCGACCATCAACCTCACCGGCCACGGCGGCACGGCGAGTTTTGCACTGACCGATCTGCTGAAGTCGTTCACCTACGGATTCATGCCCAGCATCAACATCCCGCTGCTCGATCCTGGCGTGCGTGCGCATGTGAAAGTCACGCAAGCGCAATCGACGGTTGCCGAGCAGCAGTATCGGGTAGCCGTCATGGGCGCATTCGAGGAAGTGGAGAACGCGCTGGTCAATCTGAATTCGCACAAGGCGCAGCGTGTGGAATTACAGCAGGAGGTGTCGCGTTTGCAAACCGTCGCCGAGCAGATCGAGTCGCAATTGCGTCTGGGCCTGGTGTCGCAACTGGAAGTTTTCGAAACTGAACGGACCTTGCTGGAAGCGCAACAGGAACTGCTCGCCAATCATCAGCTGATTCTGTCCGACACGGTGTTGCTTTACAAGGCGCTGGGCGGCGGTTGGCCGAGCGTGGATGTGCAGGCGGAAGTAAAGGAACACTGA